The Candidatus Desulfofervidus auxilii genomic sequence AAAAATCTGATGCGCCCGAAACTTAGGCTCGCCAAATTTTCCTATCCATTTTTCCAATTCTGATAAAGTGAGATTTTTCAAATCAATTTGTTTTTCCTTTAAAACCACTTAGAAACTAAAGAAATTTGAATTCTAGTATATCGCGGTATGGCATGTTCTTGAAAATGTCCTTTTTTACTTGAAACTTGTCCAGCAATATCAAGCTGAAACCACTTTAATCCAAATCCTAATCCAGCAGTAAAAATGACCCCTTCATCTCCTTCTGCTACATTGCCCATAATACCACCTCTTAAAGAAAACCAGCTAAATGGATGAAAATTGAAACCTCCTCCAATAAATCTGCACTTATAGTTTGAAATAAATGTAGGATTAGCTGTTAAATCAACATCTGCAGCAAAAGTAATTTTCCAAAAATCATAAGCAACACCAGCTCTTACCATAGGCTTTATTTTATAAGTATTTCCTTTTGCTGTATCAAATTTAGGTGTATTTAGATTTTTCCCTACAAGACCTATTTTTAAACCAGGTATTTTTGGTTTATAAAGTAATCCTAAGTCAATACCCCAAGATGTATCTCTTTTATCTGCATCACTAAGTTCATCATCAATATCTTCTGATGCAGTATCAATATCTATTTTGGCATCAAATGTCCAGCCTGGCATAACTTTTACTGCTCCTCCAATAGTCAATGTGCCAAAAGGAGTCTCAAATTCATGAGCATAGGCAATAGGTATTTCCAAATAGGCAAGACCAGCAAGTTTTAAATAAGTCAGATTATTTTCAATAGCATATTGAAGGGAAGAATTCTGATACTCTGTTTCATTGGAAGATTCATACTGTCCTGTTGTTTCATTATATTTGTAATAATCATCATCTATTTTCACAATAAAATCCAAATGTTTTGAATCAATCACTGCATAGCCAGTAGCCTCTGAGAGACCAAATATACCAAAACCAAATTTCTTTATTTGCATACCTAATGAAACAGTGGGCATAAGTTGCAAACCATTTTTTTCAGCAATGCTTTGCAATTCATTTTTTATAGTATTTATTTTATCTTTTACATCTGATGATGCTATCCCTCCTGGTGCTTCTCTTTCTATTAAATCAAATGTATTTTCAATATCTATATCTGCCAGTTTATCAATATGATCAACAAGATTTACTTCCCTTGCACCTACACCAACACAAAGAGCAAACTCAGCACCATGCACTGGTTCAGATAAAAGTGCAGGATTATAATAAACAGCAAAGCTTCCTCTAGCAGAAGCTACACCTGCTCCACCCATAGAAAGGGATTCAAAACCAATAGGCTGAAACTCAATAGCAAATACCATTGTTGGACATAAAATAAAAAAACAAAAAAATAGCCCTATTTTTTTCATAATCCCCTCCCAAGATTTATTTCACAAATAACAATACACCTTCAGCTGTGGCGATAATTTTATTATCTATTATACGCCTCATCTCAGCCTTTGTTTCCACTTTACGATTTGTTTTATTTTCAATCCAGCCAGAAACAATAACTTTTTCATTTGGATGAAGGGCTTGACGGAAAGTAATATTTAAATGGATGGTCATAGTAGGACCTAATTGTCCAGCAGCATAGGCCATAATTTCATCTAAAAGAGTGGCAATAATTCCACCATGAATGAAACCTTTCCAACCTTGATACTCTGGAGGGAAAGAATAATATGTTTTGGCTATACCATTTTCATAAAAAACTTTAATTTTAAGACTTTTAGGATTTTTAGAACCACAAACAAAACAATAAGAACTGTCCAGGGTCATCAGTGTTTAATAGAGCGCTGCTTAATAATTTCATTAAAAGCTGCATCAATAGCTTTATCTATTAAACTAGCAGGTAAATGACCATATTTATGCATTTCTTTTTTTAATAATAAACTAAAGGCATTAAGCAACTCTTCATTAACTAATACACCAGTCTCATCCATCTTATCAAGCTCTTGCTCGATTCGACGTAAAAAAATTTGACTAAGTGAATCTATTAAATGTTTTTCATCCATTGTAATATCTTTTTGGTGGAGGCGGCGGGAATTGAACCCGCGTCCGGGAATATTCGGCTTAAGCATCTACATGCTTAGTTCGGGTCTCCCTTTTCGCTTCTGGCATTCCCCCGAACTGGAAGCCCAGAAGCTAGCCCATGTCAATTTTCGCTATCAACTGTCATGGGCACCAGTTGATAGCTAGCCTGCATCACCGACGCCTACACCAACCCTGCAGGCGAGGTTGGGTAGACGCTGGCTGCTTCAATTAGGCAGCCAGAGCATAAGCATAGTCATTGGCATTTGTTTTTACCCTATCTTTTTTTCACGAGGCGATAGGAACCCCGGCATGCAGCTTAAGCCTACCATATCCCCGTCGAACCCACATCGCCCCCGCATTTTTTATTATAAACATTTTTATCAAAAGAGCAAGAAAAAAATCAAATTATTTTAATTTTCCCTTTTTGATGCTCTTTTAATACTTGCCCAATAATATTTGCTTCTTTTATTCCTTCTTCTTTAAGTCTTTTTAAACAATTATTAGCCTCTTTTTCAGGTAATGCAATGATAAGTCCACCTGAAGTTTGGGCATCAAAAAGGAGGTCTATTTTAGGAAGTGGAATTTTTTCATTAATTTCTACTAAATTTTCACAAAAATGTTTATTAGCATAACTTCCTGCTGGAATAAGTCCCATAGAGGCATATTCTAATGCTTCTGGAATGATAGGTACATTTTCTGCCCAAATTTCAATCTCTTTTTTTGATGCAATAGCCATTTCTAATAAATGACCAGCTAAGCCAAATCCCGTTACATCTGTGCAGGCATGTATTGAAAAAAAATGCATTACTTTAGCTACTTTATCATTTAAAGTAGCAGCAATATTTATTAATTTTTTTATAGCTTCATAAGAAGCTAAATTAGCTTTAATGGCTGTAGCAATAACACCTATGCCTATTGGCTTTGTTAAAATTAATATATCTCCTACTTTAGCACCTGCATTAGTCAAAATTCTTTTAGGATGAACTATTCCTGTTACAGAAAGTCCATATTTAATTTCTGGGTCCTCTACACTATGTCCACCAACCAAAATAGCTCCTGCCTCATGGATTTTATCTAATCCTCCATGCAATATTTCTTTAAGAATATCTTTTGATACTTCTTTGGCAGGAAAACAGACAATATTCATAGCTGTTAAGGGTTTTCCACCCATTGCATAAACATCACTTAAGGCATTAGCAGCAGCAATCTGACCAAAAAAATATGGGTCATCCACAATTGGTGTAAAAAAATCTAATGTTTGGACTAAAGCAATGTCTTCTGTAATTTTATATACCCCAGCATCATCATAAGTTCCATAACTTACTAATAAATTGGGATGTTTTTGAATAGGTAATTTTGCCATTATTTCAGCCAGGTCCCCTGGACTGAGTTTTGCTGCTCAGCCAGAGGCCTTAACTTTAGCAGTAAGTTTATAATTCATTTTTTAATAACCTATTTTTTACTATTTCTGGTATTTCTATAGTCTTATTTAATTCCATTAAAATTTTTTGTGCTTCTTTTAAAGGAAAATTTATTTCTAAAGGAGGATAATCCACTACCATAATAAATTTTTTATCAAAATAAAGCATTAATTCACACGGTAAACAATATTCTTTATCCTTTAAATGTCTATCCCAAAAAATACTTAAATCTATTTCTTTTTCTTCTTGTGCTAAAAAAATAGTATCTTGTTCTGCATCATAAAGAAAAATAAAAAAAGAATTATTCTTTTTAAATCTTACTAAAAAGCATTTTTTATCTTTAAAAGAGTTTTTTAAATCAATCATTTTTAAATTATTTATCAAAAATGCAAATAGGTCAAATTTATGATATAAAATTGTTATGTTTAAATGCATTTTTTTATTCATTGCTTTTTTTATCCCAAATTCTTTATTTGCTGCTGGGGCTTATCCTTATCATGTACCAAATAAAACTGTAATAGGTGTTATTCTTAAGCATAAGATAAAAAAAGAAGAAACCATGCTTGATATAGCCAGAAGATATGGACTTGGTTATCAAGAACTAATGTTACTTTATCCTAATATGGATCCTTGGTTACCTCCTGCAGGAAAGACAATTGAAATTCCTACACAATGGGTTTTACCTCATTTTAAAGGAAAAGGTCTTGTTATAAATGTAGCTGAATTAAGGCTTTTTCTCTTTTTATCTGATATAGGTCTTGTTAAAACTTATCCCGTAGGCATAGGGGTTCAAGAATTTCCCACCCCTTTTGGAGACTTTAAAGTAATTGAGAAAAAGAAAAATCCTATATGGCAGATACCTCCTTCTTTACGCAAAGAATATGGAGGTAGATTTCAAATATTGCCTGGTCCTGAAAATCCTCTTGGAAAATTTTGGATAGGGCTTTCAGCAGATGGGTATGGTATTCATGGAACTAATTCACCTTGGGGTATAGGTAGATTAGTCAGTCATGGTTGTATCCGCTTATATCCAGAAGATATAAAAGAACTTTTCCCCTTTGTGAAAATAGGAATGCCTGTAAAAATTATATATGAACCAGTAAAATTTGGTTTTTTAAATAAAAAAATTTATGTAGAGGTACATCCAGATATTTATCATAAAATAGTTGATCTCTTTTCTTATGGGATAAAAAAGGCAAAAACTCTTAATCTTTTATCAAGGATAAATTTAAATATATTTTTAAAAGCCTTAAAAGAAAAAAAAGGTATTCCTATTAATGTAACTTATAAAACTAACTAAATATTATTTCCTTAATCCTTTTTCAAAACATCTTTCGCATTTTTCAGCCATTCTTTCAGCTTTTTCTGCAGCTACCTCAGCTTTATCTGCTGCAGTTTGGGCTTCAATTGTGCAAGATTGAGCCTTCTTAGCCGCAGCTTCTGCTTTGGCTGCTGCTTCTTCTGCTCTTTTAGCCGCTTCTTCTGCTTTCATAGCTGCTTCTTGAGCTGCCTTCATTGCTGTTTCAGCAGCAGCCCTATGCTCTCTCATCTCTTTTACACTAGCACAACCAATAATTAAGAAAATAAATAGTAAAAAAGAAGCTAACACAATACCTAACCTTTTCCATCCTGAAAACCTCATCTGTTAGCCTCCTTATAAAAATTTAAAGTGGCTCAATTATAAAGCTTTGTTTAAAAAAAATCAAGAAAAAATTAAAGATACCAGTGTTTTTAAATCTGGTACTTCTATGTCTGGATATCCAAAAACAGAAGGTGTAGCACCAAAGCCTCTTCTTTTTATTAAAATAGTAGTTAAACCTAATTTTTTAGCAGGATTGATATCATGATAAATGCTTTGAGCAATATGTAATATTTTCTCCTTTGGAACATTTATCTCTTTAATAGCATACTTAAAATTCTCTAATGATGGTTTATATGCTTTTATATCTTCAGAAGTAATTATCCAATCAAATTCTACTTTAAGCTGTTTTTGAGTAAAAGCAAATAAATCTCTGTCTATATTAGAAATAATAGCCAACTTATATTTTTCTTTCAGCTTTTTTAAAGCAGAAACTGTATCAGGAAAAGGTGGCCAATGTTTTAAAGAATCAACTAAACAATTTAATTCTTCCTTAGAAGGTGAAAATTTAAATTTTTCTCCAAATTTTTTCAATACTTTTTTAAGAACTTCTTTGTATTTGATATATGAACCTTTTTCTATTTCTGATTCAAATTCAGCATAATTTTTAAGAATTTCATTATCATTTATATTTATTCCATATTTTAAAAAAATAGGTCTTAATGCATTTAAAATGCCTGTTTCCCAATCTATCAAAGTACCATAACAATCAAATGTTAAAACTTGAAATTTATTGAAATTTAACATTTTTGAATAATTAGTTTAATTTTTTCTCCTTCCTCTATTTCTACTTTACAACCCTCATGCTCTGCCAATCTTTTAACATTTTCCTTTGAGGGTGGATAATCTACGATTACTTCCAATATATCACCTTTTTTCATCTTATCAAGCATGGCTTTTGTCTTTACTACTGGTATAGGGCAAACTTCTCCACATACATCAAGTATATGTCTTTCTCCCATTTTTCCTCCTATTTTAATGCTTTAATTAATGGTACCAAAAATTTATGAAATATAACTGCACCTGAAATAAAGCCAATAATATAGCTAAGTGCACTATAACTACCTTCTGCTGCCATAACATGTTGTCTAAAAGGGCAACCTCCTGCTAAAACAGAGAAAAAACCAACCATTATGCCACCAATAAAGGCTAAAATTAAATGATAAATTAATTTTGGTGACCAACTGATGGGATCACCAGGTACAGGCAGGATAGGATTTGGTGTAGCTTCAATGCCAATGACTTTCCATTTTTTGATAAATACACTTGCTCCATTTATAAACCAGGGAAATGTCTTTAATGTGACAAAGGGAATAATATAATGAAATAGAAAAAAGCCTAAAAATGCTCCAAAGAAAAAGCTAAAAAGCCCTTTAATTAAATAGGTATCTTTTACTAAGAAATAATCTCGCATCCCACCAATAAAACAGAGCCTTGCCCTTTGACCTAAATATCCTAATAAAAAACCCAAAAACAAACTATAAATGATAGACATTTTTCCTAACCAAAAACTTAATAACTTTACAGCCCAATATTACGCCAATAAAGATTGAAATGAGCCCAAATATAGCTGTAATATCTAAATAAGCTGCTTTTAAAGTTGTACGAATAGGACAACCACCCATCATCAATGCACCAATACAAACAAGCATGCCCCAAAAAAATTCTGTTTCAGGTCTTTGCCACCAAATACGCATAGTTTTTAATTGAAATTCTTTATTAATCTTTGCTGCTAAAAATGCACCTATTATAACACCAACAATGGTTAATAGAGGGAATTTGGCTGAAATCGGTGCACCAACAAATTTCCCATAAAAATTAGGAAAGATTTTAAAAATAACCCAATTAGTTAAATCTCTTACATGACATGCAATACAAATACCATAGGCAGGGGGTGGAAAGATTTTAAATAATGCTTGACCAATAGCTGCCCCAAACCCAATTAAAAAACCTACTTTTGCTGCTGTCCATTTCATATTATGCCTCCTCTATTGCCTTAGGAATAAACTTAACAATCTCAGAAACAGATGTTGCTGGTGTAGGATGAGCTAATTTTCCTGCAATACGATTTATTTTAGCTGCTAAAACACTTGCCTTTTCAAAAGGAAAGTCTGCTTCAATAAGACTACTCAATATACCAACCAATGTATCTCCAGTACCTCCAATTGCTTCCATTGCTTCTATTGATGGTTCAGAAACTGAAGCAATAATATTTCCATCCTTTACAATTAAATCTTTTTTTCCTTTTACAAGAGAAAAGCAAGGTAAATTTTTTTCTAAATAGGCTTGCTTTATCAAACTTTCCATTTCCTCTGTATCTATTTCAAATAGTACTTTTTTAACATAAGCAGGATGAGTAGCATCTTTATCTGCTAAAAAAGCTAATTCACCTGCATCTGGAGTAAATATATCTAAATTTCTTGCTAAACCTGCTGCTTTTGCTGCATACATCATACCTGCGTCGGCAATAATGAATTTGGCATTTTTCCTTAATTTTGGGAAAATTTTTTTAAATTCATCCACATAAGGCATCATATAATGTCCACAAATAACTGTTTGTCTTGTTAAATTACAATCTTTCAAATAGGAAAAAAGTCTTTTTGTTCCTTTCCCATCACCTTTATCTCCTGAAAGGATAACATGAAGCGAAGGTTTGCCTAAAGTGGACAGCACATGAATGGCAGCGGCTAAAAGAGCAGTGGTGCCAATTGTAACTGGTAGAGTTAAACTATTAATTTTTATCTCTTTTTCTTTTAATTTTGCTTTCCCATCAATTATTTCTATCTCAAATGGCATAGTACCTATTACTAACATTTTGTTATCTTTAAAGCCTTTTCTAATGCTTTTTTCAACATATAAGCACAGAGAGAATAGCCATTTTCCATAATTTTATTAGCCTCTTTTAAATGTTTTCCAATTAAATTTTTTGATAAAAATGGGATATCTGGACAGCCACCACCAGATATATTGACAATTATTCCAGTCTTTGGCTCAATTGTCAGTTTCATATTGGCTGCTCTAATTAAAATATAGTTATCTATTTCTTTTGTTTTTGTTATTTCTAATGGTCTTTCAC encodes the following:
- a CDS encoding haloacid dehalogenase type II, producing MLNFNKFQVLTFDCYGTLIDWETGILNALRPIFLKYGININDNEILKNYAEFESEIEKGSYIKYKEVLKKVLKKFGEKFKFSPSKEELNCLVDSLKHWPPFPDTVSALKKLKEKYKLAIISNIDRDLFAFTQKQLKVEFDWIITSEDIKAYKPSLENFKYAIKEINVPKEKILHIAQSIYHDINPAKKLGLTTILIKRRGFGATPSVFGYPDIEVPDLKTLVSLIFS
- a CDS encoding YeeE/YedE family protein yields the protein MSIIYSLFLGFLLGYLGQRARLCFIGGMRDYFLVKDTYLIKGLFSFFFGAFLGFFLFHYIIPFVTLKTFPWFINGASVFIKKWKVIGIEATPNPILPVPGDPISWSPKLIYHLILAFIGGIMVGFFSVLAGGCPFRQHVMAAEGSYSALSYIIGFISGAVIFHKFLVPLIKALK
- a CDS encoding conjugal transfer protein TraF, which produces MKKIGLFFCFFILCPTMVFAIEFQPIGFESLSMGGAGVASARGSFAVYYNPALLSEPVHGAEFALCVGVGAREVNLVDHIDKLADIDIENTFDLIEREAPGGIASSDVKDKINTIKNELQSIAEKNGLQLMPTVSLGMQIKKFGFGIFGLSEATGYAVIDSKHLDFIVKIDDDYYKYNETTGQYESSNETEYQNSSLQYAIENNLTYLKLAGLAYLEIPIAYAHEFETPFGTLTIGGAVKVMPGWTFDAKIDIDTASEDIDDELSDADKRDTSWGIDLGLLYKPKIPGLKIGLVGKNLNTPKFDTAKGNTYKIKPMVRAGVAYDFWKITFAADVDLTANPTFISNYKCRFIGGGFNFHPFSWFSLRGGIMGNVAEGDEGVIFTAGLGFGLKWFQLDIAGQVSSKKGHFQEHAIPRYTRIQISLVSKWF
- a CDS encoding L,D-transpeptidase family protein, coding for MFKCIFLFIAFFIPNSLFAAGAYPYHVPNKTVIGVILKHKIKKEETMLDIARRYGLGYQELMLLYPNMDPWLPPAGKTIEIPTQWVLPHFKGKGLVINVAELRLFLFLSDIGLVKTYPVGIGVQEFPTPFGDFKVIEKKKNPIWQIPPSLRKEYGGRFQILPGPENPLGKFWIGLSADGYGIHGTNSPWGIGRLVSHGCIRLYPEDIKELFPFVKIGMPVKIIYEPVKFGFLNKKIYVEVHPDIYHKIVDLFSYGIKKAKTLNLLSRINLNIFLKALKEKKGIPINVTYKTN
- a CDS encoding DUF3343 domain-containing protein, with product MLKQIKERLFKKKDLREKGLILVENVANAMAVEEILKEHGFSVRGVAPPIYLRKGCDLAVEFDLVEQMGIERILKKIQIIYEIVSLSTSERPLEITKTKEIDNYILIRAANMKLTIEPKTGIIVNISGGGCPDIPFLSKNLIGKHLKEANKIMENGYSLCAYMLKKALEKALKITKC
- the selD gene encoding selenide, water dikinase SelD, whose amino-acid sequence is MNYKLTAKVKASGUAAKLSPGDLAEIMAKLPIQKHPNLLVSYGTYDDAGVYKITEDIALVQTLDFFTPIVDDPYFFGQIAAANALSDVYAMGGKPLTAMNIVCFPAKEVSKDILKEILHGGLDKIHEAGAILVGGHSVEDPEIKYGLSVTGIVHPKRILTNAGAKVGDILILTKPIGIGVIATAIKANLASYEAIKKLINIAATLNDKVAKVMHFFSIHACTDVTGFGLAGHLLEMAIASKKEIEIWAENVPIIPEALEYASMGLIPAGSYANKHFCENLVEINEKIPLPKIDLLFDAQTSGGLIIALPEKEANNCLKRLKEEGIKEANIIGQVLKEHQKGKIKII
- a CDS encoding PaaI family thioesterase — its product is MTLDSSYCFVCGSKNPKSLKIKVFYENGIAKTYYSFPPEYQGWKGFIHGGIIATLLDEIMAYAAGQLGPTMTIHLNITFRQALHPNEKVIVSGWIENKTNRKVETKAEMRRIIDNKIIATAEGVLLFVK
- a CDS encoding YeeE/YedE family protein; translation: MKWTAAKVGFLIGFGAAIGQALFKIFPPPAYGICIACHVRDLTNWVIFKIFPNFYGKFVGAPISAKFPLLTIVGVIIGAFLAAKINKEFQLKTMRIWWQRPETEFFWGMLVCIGALMMGGCPIRTTLKAAYLDITAIFGLISIFIGVILGCKVIKFLVRKNVYHL
- a CDS encoding sulfurtransferase TusA family protein — its product is MGERHILDVCGEVCPIPVVKTKAMLDKMKKGDILEVIVDYPPSKENVKRLAEHEGCKVEIEEGEKIKLIIQKC